The stretch of DNA TTTGACGTATCCGGCCATGCGCTTCTGGACATCGGGGTCGAGGAACGTCGTTTTGTCCATCATGGTGCAGTTCTTGCACCATGTCGCCCAGAAATCAATGAACACGGGCTTTTGTTCGCGTTGTGCCCGGGCGAGACCCTCCGCGATCGAAGGCGTCCAACCGGCCAGTTCGCCGTCGGCATGCCGGGCGCGCACGAGGTCGTAGGCGAGATGGGCGTAGTAGGCCGCGAATAAAAGGATCAGCACGCCGAACGCCTGTTTCACGCGCACCATCCACGCGCCGGGCTTGGGAAGGAAGGACAGTCCCGCGCCCGCGAAGGGCCACGGCAACGCCATGCCCACGCCGACGAGAAACGGCAGGAACAACGCCGCCCACACGCCGTTCGCATAACGGTCCTGCGCGTAGACGATGGTCGAAATAATCACCGGCGCGACACAGGCGCCGGCGAGCAGCGCCGAAACCGCGCCCATGACGAACGCGGCGGTAAAATGGCCGCCGCCTTTCCGGAAACCGAGTCGGGTCTGAAAGCGCGTGAAATCCAAGAGGTAGACGTCGAACATCGCAAGGGCAAGCGCCGTGAAAACGATCGCAATCCCCGCGTTGAACCATGGCGTGGCGTTGATCGCCCCGAAGGTTTTGGACACGCCCAGGATGACGACGAGTCCGAGCACGCCGTATGTGATCGCGATGCCCGTGCCGTAGGTTCCGCCGAGCAGGAATCCGCGCCCGCGCGATCCGGCCTTGGCCCCCGCGCCGATAATGCCGAGGTTGATGGGGATCAGCGGGAGCACGCACGGCGTCAGGTTGAGCAGCAATCCGCCGACAATCGCGAACACGACGACAAGCCAGCCGGTTTGGCCGACAAGGGAATTCTTGCCGGCCATGCCGCGGCCGGTTTCGACCTCATCGAGAAAGGCGATGAAATCCGTCGCATTGAGGTATCCGGACGCGTCGCCCGCCACGGTGAATGCGTTTGCGAGTGGAATCCAATCGGCATTGGGGTATGGGGTTTGGGGTATGGGGTTTGGGATATTCGTGCTCGTGCTTGTGTTCGGTTCCTTCGGCGATTGGGTGGGTTGCGGCGCAAGCGATTGTGTTGCTGAAATGACATTGACCGTCCATGTCACGGGAATCGAGTTTGGCGGGTAACACTGTTTTTTGTCGCAGGCTTGATATTCAAGGACGCCGTTTATGGTGTGTTCGCCGGGCTGGACATCCGGTGCGATGTCGAACATGATGCCGATGGAAAATTTGGGCCCGTAGGTGAGCAGCGTTTCGCCGGTCCCCTCGAGAACCATTTTCTCCGGTTCGGGATAGGTGGTTTCACGGACGGCGATGCCGGTCGGCGGATCAATTTTCAGATCCGTGGGAATCAGGTATTCATCGTTGGGTTTGTGCGCATTGACGTGCCATCCCTCGGCAAAGATGACATTCACGTTGGCGCGGGCCGTCGCTCCGGCATGGACGGCGCCGGTTTCGAATGCGGCGGAGACGGTGGGCGCCGGTGCGTCTGTTGCGCCTGAGGCGGTGGTTGCCGCGACAAAAGAGACCAACAGCATCGCAAGCGCGGCATTCCGCAAGACATCCCTGTCGCGCAAAGAACGGTGGGAGAAAATCATGATTCGCTCACTTCCATTGATCGTTCGTCCGTGGCATGGCTGGTTTCTGGCATGTTTTTACGCTTATATGTTATTGTACCGTTTTCATTTACAACAAGTTCACAGGATAGCCATGTTCTTCAGGCAAATAAAACATTTTCTATGCGCCGTCTTGTTCCTGATCCCGACCGGTGCGGCTTGCGCGGACGGCCCGCTGCCGCCGCTGCATCCCATTCTCGAACCGGCGTTTCAGCGCGAACTGAACGAAAAGACCAACAGCGTCCTGAGTGTGAGCGACGAAATCCAGGTGCTGGTCAACGGCGTGGCCTCGTATCCGGTGCGCTGGCGCATGCTCGAAGAAGCCAAAAAGTCCATCTATTTCACGACCATGTACATATTCAACGACGAAACGACCCGGAAGTTCGCCGATCTGTTGATCCGCAAAAAGAAAGAGGGCGTGGACGTCAAGATGATTGTTTTCGGTATGTACTCCATCGCCAACCGGCCGTTTTACAAGAAAATGAGGCAAAACGGGATTGGCGTCGAGATGTACGGCAAAATGTCGGAGGTCGTTTTTCCGAACCCCGCCAAATTCTGGCGCAAGCATTTACACGACAAATACCTCGTGGTGGACGGCCAGGAGGCGCTGACCGGCGGCATGAACTGGAGCGGACGTTACGAGCGCGGCGGCACCGTCGCGAAGAAGGCGTGGCGCGACACGGACATCTATGTGCGCGGCCCGCAGGCCGCGATCGTCGAGGCGGAATTCGTGAAGCGCTGGAACCGTTCCGCGGACCAGGAATCCTTTGATTGCGCGGACCGCCAGTTACGCGCCGCGTATGCCGAAGCGATGTTTCCCGCGCACCTGCGTTACGAGGACTATCTCGCGCCGGATCCGCGGGCGCCATACGGTTGCCGGGTCCGCGGCCTGACGCGGTTCCTGTATCAGCAGCCTTTCGAGTACAACGGCGTCGCGCACATGACGCCCTTTTTCAAGGAAACGATAGACCGCGCCCAATCGCATGTCTATTGGCAGTGCATTTCGATGCGGCCGGCGCCGATTCAGAAACAGGCGCTCATCGCCGCCGCGAAACGCGGCGTGGACGTGCGTCTCATGACCAATTCGCGGCGCAACATGCGCATGATCATGTTCGGGGCCGGGCCTTACTACGATTTTACGCGCCAGGAATATCCGCCGCTGCTGGAGGCGGGCGTGCGCATCTTCGAGTATTCGGGCGACGCCCCGATGCACTCGAAGGGATTCCTGGTTGACGACGTTGTCGCGGCCATCGGTTCGTACAACACGACGTTTACGTCCGAAAAATACTACACCGAATCCGCCATTGCCACCCTCGACACCGATGCCATACAGGCCGTCAAGCGCATGTTTGAAGACGACTTTGCGCAATGCAGCGAAGTGAAGGCGTGGAAGCCGCGGAAGCCGGAACGGATTGATTGAACTCCCGCCTATTGGCTAGAATCGGTTGCGTGCATTTTCGGGATCGCGTGCGGTAGCGCGCGCTACAGACAGTCGGACAGGCTGTCCCCGCCGTTTATACATAGTGGGACAGGCTGTCCAGCCTGTCCGCCTGTACGAAGCGTGGACAGACTCGACTGTCTGTTCCACGGAACGGTTCTATTGGAGCAAGGGATCACATGACTCAGACGAATTACCGCGAGTTGCTGGCGCGATTCGAGACCAAGCGCGTGCTGGTTGTCGGCGACATCTATCTGGACGAGAATGTATTCGGCATCGTGACCGGCATCAGCCTTGAGGCGCCGATACCGATCTTCGAGGTGCAGGAGCGTAAACACAATCCCGGCGCTGCGGGAAACGCCGCCTGCAACGTGGCGGCGCTGGGCGCCAAGACCTATATGATCGGCGTGGTGGGCAACGATTCAAACGCCGACATTGTCCGCAAGGAATTCGCCGTGCGCAACGTGGACACGTCCGGTGTGGTGACGGATCCGGGACGCCCCACCAACACCTACGGCAAGTTGCGGGCGGGCGGACACAATACGCCGACACAGGAAGTGCTGCGCACGGACACGCCCGCGCCCGTGTTTATTTCCGGCGACGTCGAGGAGCAGGTCGTCGCCAATATTCGCGCGCGCGCGCCCGAAGTGGACGCGATCATGGTCGGCGATCAGGTGTCGTCCGTCGTAACTGAACGTGTAATCGCCGAAATCGTTGCATGCGCCCGGAAACACAAATTGCTTACGGTCGCCGATTCGCGCAAGCGGGCATCGGCCTTCAAGGATTTTGACCTTGTGACGCCCAATGACCGTGAAGCGGGGCTTGCGACGGGCGTTGACGTGCGCGACGAGGCATCCCTTATGGAAGCGGGCCGTAAACTCCTGTCGTTCGCGCGCAACGCCATGATTACCCGCGGACCGGATGGCATTACGATCTTCGCCCAGGACGGATCCGTCGAGACCGTTCCGATCCTGCCCTGCGACGTGGTGGACGTTACCGGCGCAGGCGACACGGTCACGGCGGCCGTGACACTGACGATGCTGGCCGGCGGCACGTTGCGCGACGCCGCGTTTGTGGGAAACGCCGCCGCCGGCGTTGCCGTCGCCCAAAAAGGCGTGGTTACGGTCACGCGCGAGGAAACCTTGCGGGCCATCGAGGGGGCCAAGGGGCCCGCCAAACTGAAAACGCTCGACGAACTCGCGCCGGTCGTCCAACGTCTCCAAATGGAAGGCAAGACCGTCGTATGGACGAACGGATGCTTCGACATCCTGCATGTCGGGCACATTACCTATTTGCAGAAAGCGGCGAAACTGGGCGACGTGCTGGTCGTCGGACTCAACAGCGACGCTTCGGTGCGCGAAAACAAGGGGCCGACCCGTCCGGTTGTGAACGAAGCCGATCGCGCGCTCGTGCTTTCGGCCTTGGCGTGCGTGGATTACCTCGTCATTTTCGGCGACAAGACGACGGTTCGTTTTCTTGAAGCCTTGAAACCGGACGTGTATGCCAAGGGCGGAGATTACACGCTTGAAACGATCGTGCAGGAAGAGCGGCGCGTCGTCGAGGGCTACGGTGGGCGCATCGCCATTATCCCCGGCGTGGAGGGACAATCCACGACGGCGATTATCGAGCGCATCGTGCAAGGCTGATCGGCAAGGATGAACGAAGAACCGGCAAGGCGTTCGCTTCGTTTTTCATCTGTAATCCTTCATCCTTCCTCTTGCATTCTGGCCGGCGCCGCCGCGATCCTGGCGGTCTTGGCTTATCCCCTGTTCACCGGCCGCGTTTACACGTATTCCGATTTGGGCGCTTATCATCTTCCGTTGCGCGCGTTCTACAACGAATGCCTCCGGCAGGGATTCGACTTTGCCTGGATGCCGTCCATCCTGTGCGGCTATTACGTCCATGCGGAAGGGCAGGCGGGCATGTACCACCCATTGCACTGGCTGCTGTACCGTTTCCTCGCGCTGGAACCGGCTTTTGTCCTTGAGTGTGTGATGGCCTACCCGTTTATGTTCGCGGGGACGGTCCTTTTTCTACGGCGCTGGCGGTTGCCCATGCCCGCCTGCCTTTTCGGCGCGTCGCTTTTCACGTTCGGCGGTTTTAACCTGCTGCACAGCATGCACATCAATGCGCTGCAGGTGATTTCGCACATTCCGTGGCTGCTTGCGTTGGTGGATGTTTCTTTGCGGGGGAAAAATCCGCGCGCGCGCCGCATGGCCGCCGCCGGCGTCGCGCTGTTGTCCGCGTCGCAATGGCTGCTGGGATTCCCGCAGGCCGTGTATTTTTCCGCGCTGGCCGAAGGGCCCTATGCGCTGTTTGCGGCGGGCATTCTGATTCGGGGCGGCGAGTCCGCCCGGGTCGTTGTCGCGCGGCTGGCGTGGCTTGCCTTCGCAAAAGGGACCGGCATGGCGATTGGGGCGGTCCAGTGGATTCCCACTTTGGACATGCTGGCCGGGTCGGAACGCGCCCAACCGTCGCCGGCGTTCAGTTTTTCGCTGTCCCTGGAACCGAAGAACCTGTTGCAGTTTATCGGGCCGTACTTTTTTACGGAAGGCATCTACGCGGGCCGCATGTCCAAGCCCACCGCCGTCGAATTCGGCTTGTACAACGGTGCCGCCGCCACGGCGTTGGCCGCATGGGCGCTGGGAATGTTGTGGGGATCGCGAAATGGTCGGAGAGCATCGAACAGCGGGCCGACGCCATCCGAAGGAGTGTCCGCGGTTCCTCTGGCGTGCGCCGCCTTTGTTTTTGGCGCGTTTGCGCTGCTGATGGCGTTCGGTGAACACGCGTGGGTCTATCCGTTCGTGTCTAAACTGCCGTTTCTGCGATCGTTTCGCGGGGCGGCCCGGCACATCGTGCTGGTCCACCTCTCGCTGGCCGTTCTTGGCGCATTCGCGTTCGCCGGGCTGAACCGGCCGCCGGGACGCGCACCCGCCGGACTGCTGGCGGGACTGGTCGCGGCGTCGTGGATTTTGGCGGGCCTGTTGGCGATACGGTTCCAACCCTTGCAGGAGTTGTACGCCTCCTGTCTCGCTCCGATGCCCGCGTGGTTCATCGGCCCCGTGCTGATTACGCTGGCCGCGATCCTTGTGTTGGCGTCCTCGCGCGGCTCCCGGATCGCGCTGGCCGCGCTGGTATTGTTTGCCACCGGGGATCAGGCCTTGTACGGACTGCATTTTGTCTGGCCGTCCAAGCCCCAGACGTTGAGCGAATACATCGGGCAGTTTCCGCCGCCGCCGGTCGCGGGCGCCCGGCTGTACCAGCACGAGGCCAACGCATTCAGCCTGCGGAACATTGACAATTGCGGGGGGTACACCGGCGTGGACCTGCGCACACGGCTCACCTACGACGTGGATCATCCGGCCGCCCTTCGACTCGCCGGCGTGCGCTGGGCGACACGCGTCCCGCAGCGCCCCCATATCAAACCGGAATGGATCGAACTGCGGCATGTCCTGCCGCGCGTCCGCTTGGTGACCGAAACGCTTCAGAGCGACAACCTGGAACGCGACATACAGGGCGTGGACTTGTTTCGCGCGGCCTTTGTGGAGCGTCCCCTCGCATTGCCGGACGGTTTGCCGGGCACGATCTTGCGCACGGCCTCCCACCCGGGCTACTACCGCATCGAAGCCGAGGCCTCCTCGCGGCAACTGTTGGTCCTCGCTGCAAGTTACCACCAGGGTTGGCGGGCGACCGTTGACGGCAAACACGCTGTCGTGGAACGGGTGAACGGCGATTTCATGGGATGCGTGATCGAGCCCGGCATCCACGCGGTCGAATTTCGTTTCGATCCCGAAAGTCTTGCCATGGGCAAACGCGTTTCGGGACTTGGGCTGGCGGTTTTGGCGTGCATGCTGGCCGCCGCCGCGACGGCCAGGACAAGCATGTCTTCCTCTTGTGTTCCGGTTGTGGACAAAGCGGCTCGGGTGGACTTGGAATAATTCCCGCCGAAATCGGATGTGGTTTTGTGTAGGCCCAAATCGTTGTGGTAGAGTTACCGTCAGTCAAGTTGAAAGTCGGGAGAAATGGCCGAACAACGTGCGGACATAGAGTCGTTTCTGGTCATAGACGAGCCGGTGCTGCTGCATCTGGCGGTGGCGCGTCATTCGGGCCAGCGATACCGCTCGATGGTTCGCGGGTGGGTGAAGTCGCGGTATATCATGCTGGATCGCCCCCGCACGGAAAACCGCTACCTGCACTTGGAACGCGGCGAGCCGTGCGTGGTCCGGTTCCTGACGCACGGCAACGCCTGCGGTTTCGAGTCAACGATTCTCGACTGGGACACGCGCCCGCATATTTCCTACTGTCTTGTCGCGTGGCCGGAGAGCATGGAACTGGTGACGTTCCGCAAGCATCAGCGCATCGATCTTTTCATTCCCTGCCGGTTGGCGCTCGAAGGCAAGGAGTGCGAGGCGGAACTGCGCGATCTCAGCATCAACGGCTGCCGCGTGTCGGCGCCGATCGCCGTGTCGAACGACGAAGACGTCGAATTGACGTTCACGCTTCCCGACGGCGTGCCCATTTCGGGGTTGCGCGCCAAGGTGCGCAACGCCCACGCGACCGATTCGGGCACCTTCTTCGGATGCGAATTTCAGGAGGGGCAGGAACATTTTCAGAGCGATCTGGCTTTTTATGTGGCGGCTTCCCTCGAACGATCAAGCGGCGATCACAAAACCCCGCCCCGCGTGCTGATTGTCGAACAGGATCAGGAACGCATCACGCCGCTGCGGGAAGCGTTCATGGAGAAAGGCTGGCACGTGTTCGCCACGCCGAGTTCGGTCGAGGCGTTGTTGCGGCTTCGCATGATTCCGCCGACGGCCGTGCTGGTGAACCATGCGCAGTCCGACGTGGCGGGCGTTCAATTTTTGGACCTGCTCAAGGCTGCGCGTTGGGTCGAGGCCATTCCCGTCTTTATTTATGGGACCGAGGGCAAGGCGCCGGCGGGTAGCGCGGCCGCTTATCTGCCGCCCGGCATGAGTCCGCGCGACATGTGCGAGGCGGTCACCGGCCGGGTGCGTCCTGCGGGATCCGGTTCGCCGTCCTCCGATGCCGGCGTCAACATCGTTTAGAATCCTCGCCGAGGTGGATACGGAATGCACGACAGAATGAAAACCGGCGTACGCCTGCAATTCGAGCAGGGCGTGCTTCGCACTGTCTATCAAACCGAACGCGAACCCCGCCGCCTGTTTCCACGCCTGGTCTTGCTCGCCGCGCTGGCGGGTCTGGCCGTCATGGCCGCCGGCGCAACGCATTTCCTGCGTTC from Candidatus Hydrogenedentota bacterium encodes:
- a CDS encoding phosphatidylserine/phosphatidylglycerophosphate/cardiolipin synthase family protein, whose translation is MFFRQIKHFLCAVLFLIPTGAACADGPLPPLHPILEPAFQRELNEKTNSVLSVSDEIQVLVNGVASYPVRWRMLEEAKKSIYFTTMYIFNDETTRKFADLLIRKKKEGVDVKMIVFGMYSIANRPFYKKMRQNGIGVEMYGKMSEVVFPNPAKFWRKHLHDKYLVVDGQEALTGGMNWSGRYERGGTVAKKAWRDTDIYVRGPQAAIVEAEFVKRWNRSADQESFDCADRQLRAAYAEAMFPAHLRYEDYLAPDPRAPYGCRVRGLTRFLYQQPFEYNGVAHMTPFFKETIDRAQSHVYWQCISMRPAPIQKQALIAAAKRGVDVRLMTNSRRNMRMIMFGAGPYYDFTRQEYPPLLEAGVRIFEYSGDAPMHSKGFLVDDVVAAIGSYNTTFTSEKYYTESAIATLDTDAIQAVKRMFEDDFAQCSEVKAWKPRKPERID
- the rfaE2 gene encoding D-glycero-beta-D-manno-heptose 1-phosphate adenylyltransferase; the encoded protein is MTQTNYRELLARFETKRVLVVGDIYLDENVFGIVTGISLEAPIPIFEVQERKHNPGAAGNAACNVAALGAKTYMIGVVGNDSNADIVRKEFAVRNVDTSGVVTDPGRPTNTYGKLRAGGHNTPTQEVLRTDTPAPVFISGDVEEQVVANIRARAPEVDAIMVGDQVSSVVTERVIAEIVACARKHKLLTVADSRKRASAFKDFDLVTPNDREAGLATGVDVRDEASLMEAGRKLLSFARNAMITRGPDGITIFAQDGSVETVPILPCDVVDVTGAGDTVTAAVTLTMLAGGTLRDAAFVGNAAAGVAVAQKGVVTVTREETLRAIEGAKGPAKLKTLDELAPVVQRLQMEGKTVVWTNGCFDILHVGHITYLQKAAKLGDVLVVGLNSDASVRENKGPTRPVVNEADRALVLSALACVDYLVIFGDKTTVRFLEALKPDVYAKGGDYTLETIVQEERRVVEGYGGRIAIIPGVEGQSTTAIIERIVQG
- a CDS encoding YfhO family protein, with the protein product MNEEPARRSLRFSSVILHPSSCILAGAAAILAVLAYPLFTGRVYTYSDLGAYHLPLRAFYNECLRQGFDFAWMPSILCGYYVHAEGQAGMYHPLHWLLYRFLALEPAFVLECVMAYPFMFAGTVLFLRRWRLPMPACLFGASLFTFGGFNLLHSMHINALQVISHIPWLLALVDVSLRGKNPRARRMAAAGVALLSASQWLLGFPQAVYFSALAEGPYALFAAGILIRGGESARVVVARLAWLAFAKGTGMAIGAVQWIPTLDMLAGSERAQPSPAFSFSLSLEPKNLLQFIGPYFFTEGIYAGRMSKPTAVEFGLYNGAAATALAAWALGMLWGSRNGRRASNSGPTPSEGVSAVPLACAAFVFGAFALLMAFGEHAWVYPFVSKLPFLRSFRGAARHIVLVHLSLAVLGAFAFAGLNRPPGRAPAGLLAGLVAASWILAGLLAIRFQPLQELYASCLAPMPAWFIGPVLITLAAILVLASSRGSRIALAALVLFATGDQALYGLHFVWPSKPQTLSEYIGQFPPPPVAGARLYQHEANAFSLRNIDNCGGYTGVDLRTRLTYDVDHPAALRLAGVRWATRVPQRPHIKPEWIELRHVLPRVRLVTETLQSDNLERDIQGVDLFRAAFVERPLALPDGLPGTILRTASHPGYYRIEAEASSRQLLVLAASYHQGWRATVDGKHAVVERVNGDFMGCVIEPGIHAVEFRFDPESLAMGKRVSGLGLAVLACMLAAAATARTSMSSSCVPVVDKAARVDLE
- a CDS encoding cytochrome c biogenesis protein CcdA, with amino-acid sequence MIFSHRSLRDRDVLRNAALAMLLVSFVAATTASGATDAPAPTVSAAFETGAVHAGATARANVNVIFAEGWHVNAHKPNDEYLIPTDLKIDPPTGIAVRETTYPEPEKMVLEGTGETLLTYGPKFSIGIMFDIAPDVQPGEHTINGVLEYQACDKKQCYPPNSIPVTWTVNVISATQSLAPQPTQSPKEPNTSTSTNIPNPIPQTPYPNADWIPLANAFTVAGDASGYLNATDFIAFLDEVETGRGMAGKNSLVGQTGWLVVVFAIVGGLLLNLTPCVLPLIPINLGIIGAGAKAGSRGRGFLLGGTYGTGIAITYGVLGLVVILGVSKTFGAINATPWFNAGIAIVFTALALAMFDVYLLDFTRFQTRLGFRKGGGHFTAAFVMGAVSALLAGACVAPVIISTIVYAQDRYANGVWAALFLPFLVGVGMALPWPFAGAGLSFLPKPGAWMVRVKQAFGVLILLFAAYYAHLAYDLVRARHADGELAGWTPSIAEGLARAQREQKPVFIDFWATWCKNCTMMDKTTFLDPDVQKRMAGYVKIKFQAERPSDPDTRKAMEHFGVVGLPTYMVLKPPKP
- a CDS encoding PilZ domain-containing protein, with protein sequence MAEQRADIESFLVIDEPVLLHLAVARHSGQRYRSMVRGWVKSRYIMLDRPRTENRYLHLERGEPCVVRFLTHGNACGFESTILDWDTRPHISYCLVAWPESMELVTFRKHQRIDLFIPCRLALEGKECEAELRDLSINGCRVSAPIAVSNDEDVELTFTLPDGVPISGLRAKVRNAHATDSGTFFGCEFQEGQEHFQSDLAFYVAASLERSSGDHKTPPRVLIVEQDQERITPLREAFMEKGWHVFATPSSVEALLRLRMIPPTAVLVNHAQSDVAGVQFLDLLKAARWVEAIPVFIYGTEGKAPAGSAAAYLPPGMSPRDMCEAVTGRVRPAGSGSPSSDAGVNIV